Genomic DNA from Paucilactobacillus hokkaidonensis JCM 18461:
AAGAATCAATGCCAACGACCACAATGCATCATTTTGAACAGTTCCAAGCACTGTATTTCCAATACCAGTGGTCAATACACTGGTTAATGTAGCTGCCGGCGCTACTAAACTAGTTGGTAGTAAGGTTGCATTTCCAACCACCATTTGAACCGCTAACGCTTCACCAAACGCGCGTGCCATCCCAAACACGATAGCAGTCAAGATCCCCGGAGTAGCTGACCTTAAAACAACTTTATAAATAGTCTGCCACCTTGTTGCCCCTAACGCCAGTGAAGCAGAACGATAGCTCTTAGGCACAGATCCCAATGAATCGACAGTCATCGAGGTAATAGTGGGCAATACCATTACAAATAGGACAAATGTTCCCGCTAAAATTCCGAAGCCACTACCGCCAAAAACAGTTCTAATTGCAGGAACCACCACTGTTAATCCAACAAATCCGTAAACTACTGATGGAATTCCAACTAATAATTCCAATACTGGTTGTAAAATTCTAGTTCCTGTTTTTGGCGTGATATCGGTCATCATCAAGGCCGTTCCAATTGCAAACGGAATTGCTAACGCCGTTGCCAAAATAGTAATCAAAAAGGATCCGACAATCATTGGTAAGGCGCCAACCAGTGGATGTCCATCTTTAACTACTTCCGGGTTCCATTGGGTCCCTGTTAGAAACTTTCCCAAAGACACATGATCACTGGTAAACGTCGCTAACCCACGATAGGCAATAAAACTAAAAATCGCAACCACGATCAAACAAATACCACTAAGACATAGTAGGCTAATCAGTTTACCTTTTCTTTCAATTTTGCTGGCCTTAGAAGTGGTTAAGATACTCTCCCTAATTTTATCCATCTAACTCTCCTTTATACCAAGTTAAAATTACTACTCTAGTCGTTCAATTTGCATCTGCTTAATTGGAATGTATCCAAGCTGTGGTACCAGTTTATGCTGCACATGGTCGGATAAGACATACTCAATAAACTTATTGGTTTGTACATC
This window encodes:
- the pstC gene encoding phosphate ABC transporter permease subunit PstC; this translates as MDKIRESILTTSKASKIERKGKLISLLCLSGICLIVVAIFSFIAYRGLATFTSDHVSLGKFLTGTQWNPEVVKDGHPLVGALPMIVGSFLITILATALAIPFAIGTALMMTDITPKTGTRILQPVLELLVGIPSVVYGFVGLTVVVPAIRTVFGGSGFGILAGTFVLFVMVLPTITSMTVDSLGSVPKSYRSASLALGATRWQTIYKVVLRSATPGILTAIVFGMARAFGEALAVQMVVGNATLLPTSLVAPAATLTSVLTTGIGNTVLGTVQNDALWSLALILLLMSLAFNLAIHLIAKRGSMKL